In Nonomuraea sp. NBC_00507, the following are encoded in one genomic region:
- a CDS encoding TIGR02678 family protein codes for MSTLANQLVRAEKEEIARAIRTLLGRPLVSLHDDPAAFDLIRKRRQPLTQWFDYFCGWRLVVEPRQGYARLVKVRSEASATRPARRRRTTRAPFDRRRYTLLCLCAAELLTSPVTTIGMLAQRVVQAAGVEPEVPAFDPVRGEERAAFVDALKLLEHYGAVTAMDGTTDSYLDDEDAKVLYRVDTTRVIRLLAAPVPPSRIAAAGQGADLAALTAETRYGGDEPTETQRNLWARHSIIRRLLDEPVVYREELTPAQSAYAASLTGRQIIRRAAEEAGFVLEERAEGFLLVDSDSTATDARFPDDSSHAKVAALLLLDLLVSAGPVTAARLDAEAAGLLRRFPQWAKAYQSDGGGPRLAADALEALMLFGLARRTGDQVAALPAAARYRVDRGTDLVEDE; via the coding sequence GTGAGCACTCTCGCCAACCAGCTCGTCCGGGCCGAGAAGGAGGAGATCGCGCGGGCGATCAGGACGCTCCTCGGCCGGCCGCTGGTGTCCCTGCACGACGATCCGGCCGCGTTCGACCTGATCAGGAAACGGCGGCAGCCGCTCACCCAGTGGTTCGACTACTTCTGCGGGTGGCGGCTGGTCGTGGAGCCGCGTCAGGGCTACGCCCGCCTGGTCAAGGTCAGGTCCGAGGCGAGCGCGACCCGGCCCGCCCGGCGGCGGCGCACGACGCGGGCGCCGTTCGACCGCCGCCGCTACACGCTGCTGTGCCTGTGCGCGGCCGAGCTGCTCACCTCACCGGTCACCACGATCGGGATGCTGGCCCAGCGCGTGGTGCAGGCGGCCGGGGTCGAGCCGGAGGTGCCGGCGTTCGACCCGGTCAGGGGCGAGGAGAGGGCGGCTTTCGTGGACGCGCTCAAACTGCTCGAGCACTACGGCGCCGTCACGGCGATGGACGGGACGACCGACTCCTACCTGGACGACGAGGACGCCAAAGTGCTCTACCGGGTCGACACCACCCGCGTGATCAGGCTGCTGGCCGCGCCGGTGCCCCCGTCCCGGATCGCGGCGGCGGGACAGGGCGCCGACCTCGCCGCGCTCACCGCGGAGACCCGCTACGGCGGCGACGAGCCCACCGAGACCCAGCGTAACCTGTGGGCCAGGCACTCGATCATCCGCCGCCTGCTCGACGAGCCCGTCGTCTACCGCGAGGAGCTGACGCCCGCCCAGTCCGCGTACGCGGCCTCGCTCACCGGCCGCCAGATCATCCGCCGCGCCGCCGAGGAGGCGGGTTTCGTGCTGGAGGAACGCGCGGAGGGTTTTCTGCTCGTCGACTCCGACTCCACCGCCACGGACGCCAGGTTCCCCGACGACTCCAGCCACGCCAAGGTCGCCGCCCTCCTCCTGCTCGATCTGCTGGTCTCCGCCGGGCCCGTGACCGCGGCGCGGCTCGACGCCGAGGCCGCCGGCCTGCTGCGCCGCTTCCCCCAATGGGCCAAGGCCTACCAGTCGGACGGCGGCGGGCCGCGGCTGGCCGCCGACGCGCTGGAGGCGCTCATGCTGTTCGGGCTGGCCCGCCGCACCGGTGACCAGGTCGCCGCCCTGCCGGCCGCCGCACGCTACCGGGTCGATCGCGGCACGGACCTCGTGGAGGACGAATGA
- a CDS encoding TIGR02677 family protein, with protein sequence MAELPRVPPEMFRFTTTERADLHTAVLYAFGEANERLETALTLDEVRERLRGVGWYAPITEQDLAGTLKQLVGWRLLDVIFNHAGSFATAEEYERKNLQYSLTKRGEAAFAGVQHAMAMLASAGALQTAVLDAIADRLGELEELLGDPDPSRNRRIFTSLQELEAHLDGLRTNTKQFNGELQRLLRVEGTDLTTFHEVKAATVAYLQEFVTNLEQRADVIAAALSGVARHGVSVVHARALDGADLPAMPGVDHATPWLAVRAARWEGLRLWFAPEDGGVPRVRQLHHVARRAIVSLLQVLDRITDSRRRSSSAAADFRTLARWFATAAGEEDAHRLWDAAFGLGPARHAHLGHADAELIPAGVPWAEAEPVEVSALLRSRGRTERMGRTGRVRDVVALRAERRARAEKERAELEAAWSALATTGAMRLSQLGELDHDTFGRLLDLLGRALAERPDSTGFRRAVTSDGRVEIMLRAPEDGAVAVVRTSEGWFRGPDYLIDIRSLRLGARAGAVGA encoded by the coding sequence ATGGCCGAGCTGCCGCGAGTGCCGCCGGAGATGTTCCGGTTCACCACCACGGAGAGGGCGGATCTGCATACCGCCGTGCTCTACGCCTTCGGGGAGGCCAACGAGCGGCTGGAGACGGCGCTCACCCTTGACGAGGTGCGGGAGCGGCTACGGGGCGTGGGGTGGTACGCGCCGATCACTGAGCAGGATCTGGCCGGCACGCTCAAGCAGCTCGTGGGATGGCGGCTGCTGGACGTGATCTTCAATCACGCCGGCAGCTTCGCCACGGCCGAGGAGTACGAGCGGAAAAACCTGCAATATTCGCTGACCAAGCGCGGCGAGGCGGCGTTCGCCGGAGTGCAGCACGCGATGGCGATGCTGGCCTCGGCGGGGGCGCTGCAGACCGCGGTGCTCGATGCCATCGCCGACCGGCTGGGGGAGCTCGAAGAGCTCCTTGGGGACCCCGACCCGAGCCGTAACCGGCGCATCTTCACCAGCCTGCAGGAGCTCGAGGCGCATCTGGACGGGCTGCGCACCAACACCAAGCAGTTCAACGGGGAGCTGCAGCGGCTGCTGCGCGTCGAGGGGACGGATCTCACGACGTTCCACGAGGTCAAAGCCGCCACGGTGGCCTATCTGCAGGAGTTCGTGACCAATCTGGAGCAGCGGGCGGACGTCATCGCCGCCGCATTGAGCGGGGTCGCCCGGCACGGAGTGAGCGTGGTGCACGCGCGGGCGCTCGACGGGGCCGACCTGCCGGCGATGCCAGGGGTCGATCACGCCACGCCGTGGCTGGCGGTCCGGGCGGCGCGGTGGGAGGGGCTGCGGCTCTGGTTCGCCCCCGAAGACGGCGGCGTTCCGCGGGTGCGGCAGCTGCACCATGTGGCGCGGCGGGCCATCGTGTCGTTGCTGCAGGTGCTCGACCGGATCACCGACTCGCGCCGGCGCTCCTCCAGCGCCGCGGCCGACTTCCGCACCCTGGCCCGCTGGTTCGCCACGGCGGCCGGCGAGGAGGACGCGCACCGGCTGTGGGACGCGGCCTTCGGGCTCGGGCCGGCCAGGCACGCGCATCTCGGTCACGCCGATGCCGAGCTCATCCCGGCCGGAGTGCCGTGGGCGGAGGCGGAGCCGGTCGAGGTGTCGGCATTGCTGCGGTCGCGGGGACGCACCGAGCGGATGGGCCGCACGGGGAGAGTGCGTGACGTGGTGGCCTTGCGGGCCGAGCGGCGGGCCAGGGCGGAAAAGGAGCGGGCCGAGCTGGAAGCCGCCTGGTCGGCGCTCGCCACGACCGGGGCGATGCGGCTGTCGCAGCTGGGGGAGCTCGACCACGACACCTTCGGGCGGCTGCTCGACCTGCTGGGGCGGGCCCTGGCCGAGCGGCCGGACTCGACCGGGTTCCGGCGGGCCGTGACCTCGGACGGGCGGGTGGAGATCATGCTCCGGGCCCCGGAGGACGGGGCGGTCGCCGTTGTGCGCACCTCGGAGGGATGGTTCAGGGGGCCCGACTACCTCATCGACATCCGCTCGCTCAGACTGGGCGCGCGCGCCGGGGCGGTGGGCGCGTGA
- a CDS encoding SRPBCC family protein → MAEFEATRGMPATSTIVYGVASDVAVMDRWLPRGLHVTDAGPGTVEADGDLVPGEGTHEGLFRASEDQLRVEWGGRDHPDYAGWLQVADSASGTSEVTVHISLLDEPDSGPRADEVRELLDRSLDRLADEVAHRVQGAG, encoded by the coding sequence GTGGCTGAGTTCGAGGCGACGCGCGGGATGCCGGCCACCAGCACGATCGTGTACGGCGTCGCGTCCGACGTCGCGGTCATGGACCGCTGGCTGCCCCGGGGCCTGCACGTCACCGACGCCGGCCCCGGCACGGTCGAGGCGGACGGCGACCTGGTGCCCGGCGAGGGAACGCACGAGGGGCTGTTCCGCGCCTCGGAGGACCAGCTGCGGGTGGAGTGGGGCGGCCGTGACCACCCCGACTACGCCGGCTGGCTGCAGGTGGCGGACTCGGCGAGCGGGACCAGCGAGGTGACCGTCCACATTTCCCTGCTCGACGAACCGGACTCGGGACCCCGGGCGGACGAGGTCCGCGAGCTGCTCGACCGCTCCCTCGACCGCCTGGCCGACGAGGTGGCCCACCGCGTCCAGGGAGCCGGCTGA
- a CDS encoding SRPBCC domain-containing protein, with amino-acid sequence MLTGSQDTALIVIRGNSGSGKSTVAHAVREAYGRRGMAVISQDVVRRDILRELDRPGGVNIGLLDVMCRHALDAGYHVILEGILAGSRYGQTLQALCRDHRGRTLCYYLDVSWEETLRRHETRPQRARFGPEEMLQWYVKGDVLPDVHETIIGESSPLEEIVQLILQEAGLLVDETVRSASAQATATPQEGLPDRPAIGRMTTMGEQRQQPLVDESIAIVAPARDVWQALVIAEIRAGWWGHLDLDATAGGRFEERWTDDDGRQARTSGKVIEVVADHLLVLSWADEGWPAATRAEIQLTEIGGSTMVRILHTGWGALPDGAALAAQHRAGWLMHLADLRRYVEDSAVF; translated from the coding sequence GTGCTCACCGGATCACAGGACACGGCCCTCATCGTCATCCGCGGCAACTCCGGTTCGGGCAAATCCACCGTGGCACACGCCGTGCGGGAGGCCTACGGCCGCCGGGGCATGGCCGTGATCAGCCAAGACGTGGTCCGTCGCGACATACTCCGCGAGCTGGACCGGCCGGGCGGTGTGAACATCGGCCTCCTGGACGTGATGTGCCGGCACGCCCTGGACGCCGGCTACCACGTGATCTTGGAAGGCATCCTCGCCGGCAGCCGTTACGGGCAGACGCTGCAGGCGTTGTGCCGCGACCATCGCGGCAGGACGCTCTGCTACTACCTCGACGTCTCCTGGGAGGAGACGCTGCGCCGGCACGAGACCCGGCCGCAGCGCGCCCGGTTCGGCCCGGAGGAGATGCTGCAGTGGTATGTCAAGGGGGACGTCCTGCCGGACGTGCACGAGACGATCATCGGCGAGAGCAGCCCACTGGAGGAGATCGTCCAGCTGATCCTGCAGGAGGCCGGGCTGCTGGTCGATGAGACGGTCCGATCGGCGTCCGCGCAGGCGACGGCCACGCCCCAGGAGGGCCTGCCGGACCGGCCGGCCATCGGCAGGATGACCACCATGGGCGAGCAGCGACAGCAACCCTTGGTCGACGAGTCGATCGCGATCGTCGCCCCGGCACGGGACGTGTGGCAGGCGCTGGTCATCGCCGAGATCCGTGCCGGCTGGTGGGGTCACCTCGACCTCGACGCGACCGCCGGCGGACGGTTCGAGGAGCGCTGGACCGACGACGACGGGCGACAGGCGCGCACGAGCGGAAAGGTGATCGAGGTCGTCGCCGATCATCTGCTGGTGTTGTCGTGGGCGGACGAGGGCTGGCCCGCCGCGACCCGGGCCGAGATCCAGCTCACGGAGATCGGCGGCTCCACGATGGTCCGGATCCTGCACACGGGCTGGGGGGCGCTGCCGGACGGCGCGGCCCTGGCCGCGCAGCACCGCGCGGGCTGGCTGATGCATCTCGCCGACCTCCGCCGCTACGTCGAGGACAGCGCCGTCTTCTAG
- the recD2 gene encoding SF1B family DNA helicase RecD2: MEASVEQLVYVREDEYTVARMSADGMADFVATGRALAGVQPGETLRIFGDWSRHPRYGRRFAVTGCERVTPSSVRAIRIYLGSGLVRGIGPRLAYAIVDHFGEATLKVIDTEPQRLTEVVNIGPLRQAQIVEAWREQKAIAALMVTLQGLGVSPLLAAKIYQAFGQDADEVLATDPYRLIGRVRGIAFRIADRIALQAGVPERSPQRVKAALLDRLEAAATRDGHCYLPVPTLVAQAAELIEQEQDLVRPMLDALVAERRLVVETSPDQPGQMVAYAKHVHAREGALAAQLARLAQARSTLPLRSFHEDPTLHDDQRAAVTMALTSTVSIITGGPGCGKSHTVKAIATIVRAGGGTVTLTAPTGKAAKRLSELTGLPAMTVHRMLAQQPDPDPETLFDERPSQADLIVVDEASMLDLHLATRLAAAVPAGSHLLLIGDSDQLPSIGAGDVLADLLRVPEIARVQLTHVFRQSGGSGIIDAAYRIRAGRMPATPGRGGFWFEELDDPEQVARRVAHLAMVAIPRKQGVEPGQVQVLCPMRKGETGATALGRLIQDQLNPAADDKPEHWSGATVFRVGDRVMPIRNNYDKGVFNGETGTVTDVVPAERTITIRTDDGESVHYGFDELDDLTHAYAISVHRSQGSEYPFVVAPIVAESGGIMLRRKLLYTLVTRAKAWVVLVGQREALELAVHRVGHRRNTGLARRLSLALES; the protein is encoded by the coding sequence GTGGAGGCGTCGGTCGAGCAGCTCGTCTACGTCCGGGAGGACGAATACACCGTCGCGCGCATGAGCGCCGACGGCATGGCCGACTTCGTGGCCACGGGACGGGCCCTGGCCGGGGTGCAGCCGGGCGAGACGCTGCGGATCTTCGGCGACTGGAGCCGGCATCCGCGTTATGGCCGGCGGTTCGCGGTCACCGGCTGTGAGCGGGTGACGCCGTCGTCGGTGCGGGCGATCCGCATCTACCTGGGGTCGGGGCTGGTCAGGGGGATCGGGCCGCGGCTGGCGTACGCGATCGTCGACCACTTCGGCGAGGCCACGCTCAAGGTCATCGACACCGAGCCACAGCGGCTCACCGAGGTCGTCAACATCGGGCCGCTGCGGCAGGCGCAGATCGTCGAGGCGTGGCGCGAGCAGAAGGCGATCGCCGCGCTGATGGTGACGCTGCAGGGGCTCGGGGTCAGCCCGCTGCTCGCGGCCAAGATCTACCAGGCGTTCGGGCAGGACGCCGACGAGGTGCTCGCCACGGACCCCTACAGGCTGATCGGGCGGGTGAGGGGCATCGCCTTCCGTATCGCCGACCGGATCGCGCTGCAGGCAGGCGTGCCCGAGCGCAGCCCCCAGCGGGTCAAGGCGGCGCTGCTCGACCGGCTGGAGGCGGCCGCCACCCGCGACGGGCACTGTTATCTGCCGGTGCCCACGCTGGTCGCTCAGGCGGCGGAGCTGATCGAGCAGGAGCAGGACCTGGTGCGGCCGATGCTGGACGCGCTCGTCGCCGAGCGCCGGCTGGTCGTCGAGACCTCGCCGGACCAGCCGGGGCAGATGGTCGCCTACGCCAAGCACGTGCACGCCCGCGAGGGCGCGCTCGCCGCCCAGCTGGCACGGCTGGCGCAGGCGCGTTCGACGCTGCCGTTGCGCTCCTTCCACGAGGACCCCACGCTGCACGACGATCAGCGCGCGGCCGTCACCATGGCGCTGACCAGCACCGTTTCGATCATCACCGGCGGACCCGGGTGCGGCAAGAGCCACACGGTGAAGGCCATCGCGACCATCGTCAGGGCGGGAGGCGGCACGGTCACCCTCACCGCCCCGACCGGCAAGGCGGCCAAACGCCTGTCCGAGCTGACCGGGCTGCCGGCCATGACCGTGCACCGCATGCTCGCCCAGCAGCCCGACCCGGACCCGGAGACGCTCTTCGACGAGCGGCCGTCGCAGGCCGACCTCATCGTCGTCGACGAGGCGTCCATGCTCGACCTGCACCTGGCCACCCGGCTGGCCGCCGCCGTCCCGGCGGGCAGCCACCTGCTGCTCATCGGCGACAGCGACCAGCTGCCCAGCATCGGGGCCGGCGACGTGCTGGCCGACCTGCTGCGGGTACCGGAGATCGCGCGGGTCCAGCTCACCCACGTCTTCCGCCAGTCGGGCGGCAGCGGCATCATCGACGCCGCCTACCGCATCCGCGCCGGCCGCATGCCGGCGACGCCGGGACGGGGCGGGTTCTGGTTCGAAGAGCTGGACGATCCCGAGCAGGTCGCCCGGCGCGTCGCCCACCTGGCCATGGTCGCGATCCCGCGCAAACAAGGCGTCGAGCCCGGCCAGGTGCAGGTGCTGTGCCCGATGCGCAAGGGCGAGACGGGCGCCACCGCGCTCGGGCGGCTCATCCAGGACCAGCTCAACCCGGCCGCCGACGACAAGCCCGAGCACTGGTCGGGGGCGACCGTGTTCCGGGTGGGCGACCGGGTCATGCCGATCCGCAACAACTACGACAAGGGCGTCTTCAACGGCGAGACCGGGACGGTCACGGACGTGGTGCCGGCCGAGCGCACGATCACCATCAGGACCGACGACGGGGAGAGCGTGCACTACGGGTTCGACGAGCTCGACGATCTGACCCACGCCTACGCGATCAGCGTGCACCGTTCGCAGGGCAGCGAATACCCGTTCGTGGTCGCGCCGATCGTCGCCGAGTCCGGCGGGATCATGCTGCGCCGCAAGCTCCTCTACACGCTGGTGACCCGGGCCAAGGCCTGGGTGGTGCTGGTGGGGCAGCGTGAGGCGCTGGAGCTGGCGGTGCACCGGGTGGGCCACCGCCGCAACACAGGCCTGGCGCGCCGCCTGTCCCTGGCCCTGGAGTCCTGA
- a CDS encoding erythromycin esterase family protein, whose protein sequence is MTSIDEVRSSALPLTRTDDLDPLLERIGDARFVLIGEASHGTHDFYAWRCDLTRRLIEEKEFTFIGVEGDWPDCERVNQAVTADTDPFEALYGFARWPTFMWANHEVVEFCRWLRLWNAKLPHPERCGFYGLDVYSLWDSLRAVRHYAAAHLPAQLEAVTDALHCFESYGHDPQQYGLATRLVPDTCEDEVVNLLAAVRRAAPEDLGVRQNAEIVAGAERYYRAMVRGGPESWNVRDVHMADSLDRLASMRGPKGIVWAHNTHVGDARATDMAAAGMTNLGQLARERHGDAVVLVGFGSHRGSVVAADRWGAQHHVMPVPAARPASLEALLHEADLPDGRALFVVPAGSRPMWYDEPMGHRAIGVVYHPERERWANYVPTVVGRRYDAFIWLDHTKALHPLHGEPWGDLEPETYPTAM, encoded by the coding sequence ATGACGAGCATCGACGAGGTGCGGAGTTCCGCTCTGCCGCTGACCCGCACCGACGACCTCGACCCGCTGCTCGAACGCATCGGCGACGCCCGGTTCGTGCTGATCGGCGAGGCCAGCCACGGAACGCACGACTTCTACGCCTGGCGGTGCGACCTGACCCGCCGGCTGATCGAGGAGAAGGAGTTCACCTTCATCGGAGTCGAAGGGGACTGGCCCGACTGCGAACGGGTCAACCAGGCCGTCACCGCCGACACCGATCCGTTCGAGGCCCTGTACGGCTTCGCCCGCTGGCCGACGTTCATGTGGGCCAACCACGAGGTCGTGGAGTTCTGCCGCTGGCTGCGGCTCTGGAACGCCAAACTGCCGCACCCCGAGCGCTGCGGCTTCTACGGACTCGACGTCTACAGCCTGTGGGACTCGCTGCGCGCCGTACGCCACTACGCCGCCGCCCACCTGCCCGCGCAACTGGAGGCGGTGACGGACGCCCTGCACTGCTTCGAGTCCTACGGGCACGACCCGCAGCAGTACGGCCTGGCCACCCGGCTGGTGCCGGACACCTGCGAGGACGAGGTCGTGAACCTGCTCGCCGCGGTGCGCAGGGCGGCGCCCGAAGACCTCGGCGTGCGGCAGAACGCCGAGATCGTGGCCGGCGCCGAACGCTACTACCGGGCCATGGTCCGCGGCGGTCCCGAGTCCTGGAACGTCAGGGACGTGCACATGGCCGACAGCCTGGACCGGCTGGCGAGCATGCGCGGCCCCAAAGGGATCGTATGGGCGCACAACACGCACGTCGGCGACGCCCGCGCCACGGACATGGCGGCGGCCGGGATGACCAATCTGGGACAGCTCGCCCGCGAACGGCACGGCGACGCCGTGGTGCTCGTGGGCTTCGGCAGCCACCGGGGTTCGGTGGTGGCCGCGGACCGGTGGGGCGCGCAGCACCACGTCATGCCGGTGCCGGCCGCGCGCCCGGCGTCCCTGGAGGCGCTGCTGCACGAGGCGGACCTGCCCGACGGCCGGGCGCTGTTCGTCGTGCCCGCCGGCTCCAGGCCGATGTGGTACGACGAGCCCATGGGACACCGGGCCATCGGCGTGGTGTACCACCCGGAGCGGGAGCGCTGGGCGAACTACGTGCCGACGGTCGTGGGCCGCCGTTATGACGCCTTCATCTGGCTGGACCACACCAAAGCGCTGCATCCGCTGCACGGCGAGCCCTGGGGTGACCTCGAGCCGGAGACCTATCCGACCGCAATGTGA
- a CDS encoding acetate/propionate family kinase, which produces MSGAIEEQMAEPAAILTVNAGSSSLRLDLVQGGSVLDSAHAERAVDPATARDEVSAFLGGHFDRDIRAVAHRLVHGGEIVRTPTVADDETVAALREVRSLAPLHLPPSLALLAAAREELPAVPHVLCPDTAFHAGLPAAAATYALPREWRERHGLRRYGFHGLSYAWAADRVAELLGRPVAELELVLAHLGGGCSVCAVSGGRSLDTSMGFTPLEGVPMSKRSGSVDPGMLVWLLSEGHLSLGELGEGLERRSGLLGLSDGRSGDTRDLVAAERDGDEAAALALSVFAHRVSREIAAVATSLSRIDALVFTGEIGWDQPEVREAVCRRLGLLGVQPPVAGNRHEDGPVSAYGVPVMVVQVREELQLARECLQVLAEEEE; this is translated from the coding sequence ATGAGCGGGGCGATCGAGGAGCAGATGGCCGAGCCGGCGGCGATATTGACCGTCAACGCCGGTTCGTCGAGCCTGCGCCTCGATCTGGTGCAGGGCGGGAGCGTGCTGGACAGCGCCCACGCCGAGCGCGCCGTCGATCCCGCCACGGCCAGGGACGAGGTGTCGGCCTTCCTCGGCGGGCATTTCGACCGCGACATCCGGGCGGTGGCGCACCGGCTGGTGCACGGCGGCGAGATCGTGCGTACCCCGACCGTGGCCGACGACGAGACCGTGGCGGCGCTGCGTGAGGTGAGGAGTCTGGCGCCGCTGCACCTGCCGCCCTCGCTGGCGCTGCTGGCGGCGGCCCGCGAGGAGCTGCCTGCCGTGCCGCACGTGTTGTGCCCGGACACCGCTTTCCACGCCGGCCTGCCGGCGGCGGCCGCCACGTACGCCCTGCCGCGGGAGTGGCGCGAGCGGCACGGCCTGCGTCGTTACGGCTTCCACGGCCTGTCCTACGCGTGGGCCGCCGACCGGGTGGCCGAGCTGCTCGGCCGGCCCGTGGCCGAGCTGGAGCTGGTGCTGGCGCACCTGGGCGGCGGGTGCTCGGTGTGCGCGGTCTCGGGCGGGCGCAGCCTGGACACCTCGATGGGGTTCACGCCGCTGGAGGGCGTGCCGATGAGCAAACGCTCGGGCAGCGTCGATCCCGGCATGCTGGTGTGGTTGTTGTCCGAGGGCCACCTGTCGCTGGGGGAGCTGGGCGAAGGACTGGAACGGCGATCCGGGCTGCTGGGCCTGTCGGACGGGCGGTCGGGGGACACCAGAGACCTGGTCGCCGCCGAACGGGACGGGGATGAGGCGGCCGCGCTCGCGCTAAGCGTGTTCGCCCATCGGGTGAGCAGGGAGATCGCCGCCGTGGCCACGTCGCTCAGCCGCATCGACGCCCTGGTGTTCACCGGGGAGATCGGCTGGGACCAGCCCGAGGTGCGCGAGGCGGTGTGCCGCCGCCTCGGCCTGCTCGGCGTCCAGCCGCCCGTCGCCGGCAACCGCCACGAGGACGGCCCGGTCAGCGCGTACGGCGTCCCTGTCATGGTGGTCCAGGTGCGGGAGGAGCTCCAGCTCGCCCGCGAATGCCTCCAAGTGCTCGCGGAGGAGGAGGAATGA
- a CDS encoding (2Fe-2S)-binding protein, translating into MNITLQVNGVPRAVDVDPRMSLLDLLRERLGLIGAKKGCDHGQCGACTVLIDGRRANSCLALAVAVEGSEITTVEGLARGDELHPLQAAFIEHDAFQCGYCTPGQLCSATGMLGEPGPSAVTEDVLVDPDLTPAEIRERMSGNLCRCGAYVNIVSAIAGTVTGVAR; encoded by the coding sequence ATGAACATCACCCTTCAGGTCAACGGCGTCCCCCGCGCGGTGGACGTGGACCCCCGCATGTCGCTGCTCGACCTGCTGCGCGAACGGCTGGGGCTGATCGGCGCGAAGAAAGGGTGCGACCACGGCCAGTGCGGGGCCTGCACGGTGCTCATCGACGGGCGGCGGGCCAACTCCTGCCTGGCGCTGGCGGTCGCGGTGGAGGGCTCGGAGATCACCACCGTCGAGGGCCTGGCCCGCGGTGACGAGCTGCATCCGCTGCAGGCGGCGTTCATCGAGCACGACGCGTTCCAGTGCGGGTACTGCACGCCGGGGCAGCTCTGCTCGGCGACCGGCATGCTCGGCGAGCCCGGGCCGAGCGCCGTCACCGAGGACGTTCTGGTCGACCCCGATCTGACGCCCGCGGAGATCAGGGAGCGGATGAGCGGCAATCTGTGCAGGTGCGGCGCCTACGTCAACATCGTCAGCGCGATCGCCGGCACGGTCACAGGGGTGGCGCGGTGA
- a CDS encoding FAD binding domain-containing protein: MRSFEYARADSPPDAVRRFRPGAMYLGGGTNLVDLMRLGVAEPDRLVDVSRLPLDAIEQIRDRLRIGAAVRNSDLAADPLVRARYPMLARAVLSGASGQVRNMATVAGNLLQRTRCAYFQDVSRPCNKRRPGSGCPAIEGDHANLAVLGRSDACVATHPSDLAVALAALEAEVHVTGPAGDRIIPMPGLHRLPGDAPEQDTVLEPGDLITAVELPAPPPGASAYRKVRERASFAFALVSIAAVMDVRDGIVAGCRIALGGVAHAPWRAERAEEAIIGGPATGAAFLAAAEAELAQARPLPRNAFKVPLARNLIVSTLEELTP; the protein is encoded by the coding sequence GTGAGGTCCTTCGAGTACGCCCGCGCCGACAGCCCGCCGGACGCGGTACGCCGGTTCCGGCCGGGCGCCATGTACCTGGGCGGCGGCACCAATCTGGTCGATCTCATGCGGCTCGGCGTGGCCGAGCCCGACCGCCTGGTGGACGTCAGCCGCCTGCCGCTCGACGCGATCGAGCAGATCCGCGACCGGCTGCGGATCGGCGCCGCGGTGCGCAACAGCGATCTGGCGGCCGACCCGCTCGTCCGCGCCCGCTATCCGATGCTGGCCCGAGCGGTGCTCAGCGGCGCCTCCGGCCAGGTACGCAACATGGCGACGGTGGCCGGCAACCTGCTGCAGCGCACCCGATGCGCGTACTTCCAGGACGTGAGCAGGCCGTGCAACAAGCGCCGGCCCGGCTCCGGCTGCCCGGCGATCGAGGGCGACCACGCGAACCTGGCCGTGCTCGGCCGCTCGGACGCCTGCGTGGCCACCCACCCCTCCGACCTGGCCGTCGCGCTGGCCGCGCTGGAGGCCGAGGTCCACGTCACCGGGCCGGCCGGGGACCGCATCATCCCGATGCCCGGCCTGCACCGCCTGCCCGGCGACGCGCCCGAACAGGACACCGTCCTGGAGCCAGGCGACCTGATCACCGCCGTCGAGCTGCCCGCGCCGCCGCCCGGCGCCTCGGCCTACCGCAAGGTACGCGAGCGCGCGTCGTTCGCCTTCGCCCTCGTGTCCATCGCCGCCGTCATGGACGTCCGCGACGGGATCGTCGCCGGCTGCCGCATCGCGCTCGGCGGCGTCGCCCACGCGCCCTGGCGGGCCGAACGCGCCGAGGAGGCGATCATCGGCGGCCCGGCGACCGGCGCGGCGTTCCTGGCCGCCGCCGAGGCCGAGCTCGCCCAGGCCCGCCCGCTGCCGCGCAACGCCTTCAAGGTCCCCCTGGCGCGCAACCTCATCGTCAGCACGCTCGAGGAGCTCACGCCGTGA